The window GAGACGAGCACGACGCCGAACTTGTCGAGCGAGATCTTGCTGCCGTATTCGTCGACGGTGTCGGTGTCCGGATAGACCTTGACCGCGGCCGGCACGTAGCGGCTCGCGTAGCCGAGCCGGGTCTGGTCGACCGTCGAGTTCGGAAACGACGAGTGCATCAGCGTCGACCAGAAGATCACGAACTGGCCGGGCTTCATCACGATCGACACGGCCTTGCTCTCGTCCGGCTTCCAGTCCGGATCCTTCTGCAGGCTGCGATAGTCGTAGCCGAAGAAGCCGCGCTTGATGCCGTCCTTCTCGAGGGCATTGATGTTGGACGGATCGAACTGCATCTTCCGCGACTCGTCGTAGAACATCTCTTCATGCGTGCCCGGCACGAAGCGCAGACAGCCGTTTTGCTCGGTCGCGTCGGTCAGCGCCGTCCATACCGTGATCGCGCCGCCGAAACGCTGATCGCCCGGCCACACGATCTGCGGCTGGCCCGACGCATGCGCGAACGTATCGGCCTGGTGCCAGTCGGTCCCTTCGTCACCCGGATACTTCGGGAACATCTCCGAACGCCAGCAGATGACGTCGGGCCCGAGAATCGAGTTCAGCCGCTGGACGATTTCCTGCCGGCCGATATGCTCGCTCAGCAGATTGACGTCGAGGTGGCGATCGTAATTGGCGATCGGGCTCGTCGGCGGCAGGTCGTACACCGCGTATTCACGATCGAACAGCTGCGCGCGGATCGTCCTGTAGCGCTCGCGCGCTTCCTCGGGCGAATACAGCGTGAACGGGCCGATGTAGCCTTGCGCGCGAAAAGTGGCGATTTCCTCGGGCGTCAGTCGAAAGTTCTGCATGGAGGTGCTCCTGGTCGAATCGATTAAATGCATCCGCTTCGAACGGACGAAGCGGTGTTCGGGAAATGACGCACGCGCTTACGCGAGTTCGGCGGCCGCTGCTTCGTAGATGCCGGCCCAGCCGTCGATCGTGGGCGCAGCCATCAGCTTGCTGGTCGGCACCCGCACCTGCAGCCGGTTTTCGATCTGAATCTGCAGTTCGACGATCGTCAGCGAGCTGGCGCCCCGGTCGAAGAAATCCTCGTCGCCGCGCAGGTCGGCGAAGCCGAGCGTGTCCCGGCAGGTCGAGGCGATCATGTCGGGGATGGCAACAGTTTTTTCAGTCATTACGTTCTCCGGATTTTCAGATGGGACTTGCGAGTCGAACCCGATCGACCTTGCCGTTCGCGTTGACCGGTAGTTCGGCGCACACGGCGATGGCGTCGGGAATCATGAAACCAGGCACCAGCTTGCGCAGTTCGCCGCGAATGAACGCAGGCATGTTGTCGCGCTGTTCGTTGGTCTGAACCGTGGCGACCAGCAACTTTTCGCCGTTCGGATCTTCGCGAACC is drawn from Burkholderia ambifaria AMMD and contains these coding sequences:
- a CDS encoding chlorinating enzyme, coding for MQNFRLTPEEIATFRAQGYIGPFTLYSPEEARERYRTIRAQLFDREYAVYDLPPTSPIANYDRHLDVNLLSEHIGRQEIVQRLNSILGPDVICWRSEMFPKYPGDEGTDWHQADTFAHASGQPQIVWPGDQRFGGAITVWTALTDATEQNGCLRFVPGTHEEMFYDESRKMQFDPSNINALEKDGIKRGFFGYDYRSLQKDPDWKPDESKAVSIVMKPGQFVIFWSTLMHSSFPNSTVDQTRLGYASRYVPAAVKVYPDTDTVDEYGSKISLDKFGVVLVSGEDRFGHNRRVERNARGVSFAQQPSYA
- a CDS encoding acyl carrier protein codes for the protein MTEKTVAIPDMIASTCRDTLGFADLRGDEDFFDRGASSLTIVELQIQIENRLQVRVPTSKLMAAPTIDGWAGIYEAAAAELA